GTTGACGATCCGGAAGAAAAAAGGAAGGCAGTTGGTGAAACCTTTATCCGGGTTTTTGAAGAGGAGGCAAAGGAACTGGATGCTGATACTCTTATTCAGGGTACTATCTATCCTGACAGAATTGAATCAGAAGGAGGTATTAAGTCACATCATAATGTTGGAGGCTTGCCCTCGAGGATCAGCTTCAAGTCTATTGTGGAGCCCATAGATGATCTTTATAAAGATGAGGTACGCGAAGTTGCCAGAGCCCTAGATCTGCCAGAGGAAATATGTGATAAAATGCCTTTCCCGGGACCTGGACTTGCAGTGAGGGTGCTGGGTGAGGTTACAGAAGAAAAAATTGAGGTTGTAAGAGAAGCAAATGCTATAGTTGAGGAAGAACTGGTTGAAAGCTATCATCCATGGCAGACCTTTGCAGCGGTTCTTGGTAAGGGTACCGGAGTTAAAGGTGATCAGAGAGTGCATGGATGGATAGTTGCAGTGCGTGCTGTGGGATCAAGGGACGGAATGACCGCTGAATCTCTTGAACTGCCCTGGTCGGTTCTGAAAAAAATAGAGGCACGCATATCAGGATCTATACCTTCTGTTGTGAGAGTTGTATATGATCTGTCGCCTAAGCCTCCTGCTACAATCGAGTTTGAATAAATGACAATGAAAGATCTAAACAAAATTGTTCTGGATATTCGGGAACGCCAGCGTATAAAACCATCTGCAAATGACCGCCCTGCAGCTTCATGGATCGGGAAGGA
Above is a genomic segment from Methanosalsum zhilinae DSM 4017 containing:
- the guaA gene encoding glutamine-hydrolyzing GMP synthase; translated protein: MVKVDTFIPKSIEYIKRECTGRAIIALSGGVDSSVCAVLAYRAIGDNLIPIYIDTGLMRKGETERIKNTFLDMNLQIIDAKDRFFAALKGVDDPEEKRKAVGETFIRVFEEEAKELDADTLIQGTIYPDRIESEGGIKSHHNVGGLPSRISFKSIVEPIDDLYKDEVREVARALDLPEEICDKMPFPGPGLAVRVLGEVTEEKIEVVREANAIVEEELVESYHPWQTFAAVLGKGTGVKGDQRVHGWIVAVRAVGSRDGMTAESLELPWSVLKKIEARISGSIPSVVRVVYDLSPKPPATIEFE